A region of Armatimonadota bacterium DNA encodes the following proteins:
- a CDS encoding GxGYxYP domain-containing protein translates to MRRLTLRLALAGSGLLTAGITGAAAQRAPAAVLSGKPNNLVWKAGMPHGPAPLRQSKPPAKTLLVLDIEHLSADWQRAALSLQGIVNRTKPEIYCIQSDMDEVWLKRMVGRGWVKGTQRVNAPADLVKRFQSRLRGVIVTDPGLPASVNVAFTAASVENALVVSPSIAETLGMKTVLDTRGKWATNAEAYSWAFDTYWPRLNHELLAVLDPRTLSPRDYMVENKGFCFWITGPVDGADEHASPTAEAVLMERLLARMPVNIPVLGYPYAGEGVGIAETSGVSLFAKFGKYLIATDFDANMSVHSGIPVTSFRQAHPPAPKLDQKNVYVSFIVSDGDNLQVYQQHSFPDMWRSSERGTIPIGWSLSPSAARLVPGIADWFYRAATPNDEFVGAVSGVGYTYPDDYAERYEPASRRRVWEGFLSQTAASMKQMDMRDLWIMGATRAALYKDYAEAIPGLNALYPDYGRQVTEYADATFPTAKGVPVFRASTNWTGATQAERVRNAVQEIRAIVPTTRPAFLHVFAQNWQVDVPTLKALAKALGPDYVPVRPDHLGALYRQYLKSQQIILTGPKELNAIEGHRIRMSLSACNVTSTGFSAKASATGPLRPATDRWALAPYQPNAITLQGLPGLTNSVSVFTLKYPGGALRHKSSIRVTPKSEIVGEIPPGALRAAGRWDAIALPHRSGTAVPDKGATSGMAWAVDPAMTAASGPGHVVYGPYTVCPPGRYIALFRIKRTGPGQGPIAHLDASVAGGEQPLVQRPVTAEEAPVGKYISVALPFEYPGGKLETRVESLGTAAIAIDCISLYQIQ, encoded by the coding sequence ATGAGGCGCTTGACACTTCGATTGGCCCTGGCCGGCTCGGGACTCCTGACCGCCGGCATTACCGGGGCGGCCGCTCAGCGGGCGCCCGCCGCGGTCCTCAGCGGCAAACCGAATAACCTCGTCTGGAAAGCCGGGATGCCTCATGGTCCGGCGCCGCTTCGTCAGTCGAAACCTCCGGCGAAAACCCTCCTGGTGCTTGACATCGAGCATCTTTCCGCGGATTGGCAGCGCGCGGCGTTGTCGCTCCAAGGCATCGTGAACCGGACCAAGCCGGAGATCTACTGCATCCAGAGCGATATGGATGAAGTCTGGCTCAAGCGGATGGTGGGGCGCGGTTGGGTGAAGGGGACGCAGCGCGTCAACGCGCCCGCGGACCTGGTGAAGCGATTTCAATCGCGCCTGCGGGGTGTTATCGTCACCGATCCGGGCCTTCCCGCTTCGGTGAACGTTGCCTTCACGGCCGCCAGCGTGGAAAATGCCCTCGTTGTATCGCCTTCCATCGCCGAGACTCTGGGCATGAAGACCGTGCTGGACACCCGCGGAAAATGGGCCACAAACGCCGAAGCCTACTCGTGGGCCTTCGATACGTACTGGCCGCGCCTCAACCACGAGCTTCTCGCGGTGCTCGATCCGCGGACGTTGTCTCCCCGCGACTATATGGTCGAGAACAAGGGCTTCTGTTTCTGGATCACCGGTCCGGTGGATGGCGCGGACGAACACGCGTCTCCGACCGCGGAAGCAGTTCTCATGGAACGTCTGCTTGCCAGGATGCCGGTGAACATCCCGGTCCTCGGGTACCCGTATGCAGGCGAAGGAGTTGGCATCGCCGAAACGTCCGGCGTATCGCTGTTTGCGAAGTTCGGGAAGTACCTTATTGCGACCGATTTCGACGCCAACATGAGCGTTCACTCCGGCATCCCGGTCACGTCGTTCCGGCAGGCGCACCCGCCGGCGCCGAAATTGGACCAGAAGAATGTCTACGTGTCTTTCATCGTGTCGGATGGAGACAACCTTCAGGTCTACCAGCAGCACAGTTTCCCGGATATGTGGCGCAGCAGCGAGCGGGGCACCATCCCCATCGGGTGGAGCCTTTCACCGTCCGCCGCGAGACTGGTTCCGGGGATCGCGGACTGGTTCTATCGCGCCGCGACGCCCAACGACGAGTTTGTCGGCGCCGTCTCCGGGGTGGGGTACACCTACCCGGATGACTATGCCGAGCGATACGAGCCCGCCAGCCGCCGCCGCGTCTGGGAGGGTTTCCTGTCGCAGACGGCCGCCTCCATGAAGCAAATGGATATGCGTGACCTGTGGATCATGGGAGCGACGCGCGCGGCACTGTATAAGGACTACGCGGAGGCGATCCCCGGCCTGAACGCGTTGTACCCCGATTACGGCCGCCAGGTGACCGAATACGCCGACGCTACGTTTCCGACGGCGAAGGGCGTTCCCGTTTTCCGCGCCTCCACCAACTGGACCGGCGCCACGCAGGCGGAGCGCGTTCGGAACGCCGTGCAGGAGATTCGCGCCATCGTCCCCACCACCCGGCCGGCCTTCCTCCATGTGTTCGCGCAGAACTGGCAGGTGGACGTCCCGACGCTGAAGGCGCTTGCGAAGGCCCTAGGTCCGGATTATGTGCCGGTGAGGCCTGACCACCTCGGAGCCCTGTACCGGCAGTATCTGAAGAGCCAGCAGATCATTCTAACCGGTCCTAAAGAGCTCAACGCCATCGAAGGGCACCGGATCCGTATGTCGCTCAGCGCGTGCAATGTGACGTCGACCGGATTTTCCGCGAAAGCGTCGGCAACGGGTCCACTCCGGCCGGCTACCGATCGATGGGCTTTGGCGCCGTATCAACCGAACGCCATCACCCTGCAAGGTCTCCCCGGACTCACGAATTCGGTTTCGGTGTTCACGCTCAAATACCCCGGCGGCGCTCTCCGGCACAAGTCATCTATCCGCGTCACTCCCAAATCCGAGATTGTGGGGGAGATCCCTCCGGGAGCCCTTCGGGCGGCCGGAAGGTGGGACGCCATTGCGCTCCCGCATCGCTCCGGAACCGCCGTTCCGGACAAAGGAGCGACGAGCGGGATGGCGTGGGCTGTTGACCCGGCGATGACGGCCGCCAGCGGACCGGGCCACGTTGTCTACGGTCCGTACACCGTCTGCCCGCCCGGGCGTTACATCGCGCTGTTCCGAATCAAGCGAACCGGACCGGGGCAGGGGCCCATCGCGCATCTCGACGCGTCGGTCGCCGGGGGCGAGCAACCGCTCGTTC
- the glyA gene encoding serine hydroxymethyltransferase: MGRQAAWGKADLEQVDPEIYQAIRAEERREELTLELIASENFTSPEVLECQGSVMTNKYAEGYPGKRYYGGCEFVDVAENLARDRAKELFGAEHANVQPHSGSQANMAVYLAMLQPGDTVMGMDLSMGGHLTHGHPLNFSGKLFNIVSYGLTRETEYIDYNDVRTKAIEHKPKMIIAGASAYSRIIDFPKFRAIADEVGALFMVDMAHIAGLVAAGLHPSPVPYADFVTSTTHKTLRGPRAGLILCKEKYATDIDRMVLPGIQGGPLMHVIAAKAVCFKQAMAPEFKAYQQGIIDNMKSLAIGLQEIGIRLVSGGTDNHLVLCDMTPRGISGKKAENLLDATGITVNKNMIPFDTRKALVTSGIRVGTAAVTTRGMGEDEMGEIACLIGRTLDAGDDDAAKAEIRADVRALCERFPLYTRQ, translated from the coding sequence ATGGGCAGACAAGCAGCGTGGGGGAAGGCGGACCTGGAGCAGGTGGATCCCGAGATCTACCAGGCGATCAGGGCGGAGGAACGGCGCGAGGAACTGACTCTGGAGTTGATCGCGTCCGAGAATTTCACCAGCCCCGAGGTCCTGGAGTGCCAGGGCAGCGTGATGACGAACAAGTACGCCGAAGGGTACCCCGGCAAGCGGTACTACGGCGGCTGCGAATTCGTGGACGTTGCGGAAAACCTGGCCCGGGATCGCGCGAAAGAGCTTTTCGGCGCCGAACACGCCAACGTCCAACCGCACAGTGGCAGCCAGGCGAATATGGCGGTCTACCTCGCGATGCTTCAGCCCGGCGACACCGTGATGGGGATGGACCTTTCCATGGGCGGCCACCTCACGCACGGACACCCCCTCAACTTCTCGGGCAAGCTCTTCAACATCGTCAGCTACGGCCTCACGCGCGAGACGGAGTACATCGACTATAACGACGTGCGCACAAAGGCGATCGAGCACAAGCCAAAGATGATCATCGCGGGCGCCAGCGCGTACTCCCGCATCATCGACTTCCCGAAATTCCGGGCGATCGCCGATGAAGTTGGGGCGCTGTTTATGGTCGATATGGCGCACATCGCCGGCCTGGTCGCGGCGGGGCTCCACCCGTCACCGGTGCCCTACGCGGACTTTGTGACGAGCACGACGCACAAGACCTTGCGCGGGCCGCGCGCAGGCCTCATCCTGTGCAAGGAGAAGTACGCCACGGATATCGACCGAATGGTGCTGCCCGGCATCCAGGGCGGTCCGTTGATGCACGTCATCGCCGCCAAGGCCGTCTGTTTCAAGCAGGCGATGGCTCCCGAGTTCAAGGCGTACCAGCAGGGCATCATCGACAACATGAAATCGCTGGCGATCGGGCTTCAGGAGATCGGCATCCGCCTGGTGAGCGGAGGGACGGACAACCACCTCGTTCTGTGCGACATGACCCCTCGGGGCATCAGTGGCAAGAAGGCGGAAAACCTGCTCGACGCCACTGGCATCACGGTCAACAAGAACATGATCCCGTTCGACACGCGGAAAGCGCTCGTCACCAGCGGTATCCGCGTTGGAACGGCCGCCGTCACAACCCGGGGGATGGGCGAGGACGAGATGGGCGAGATCGCCTGCCTCATAGGCCGCACGCTGGACGCCGGCGACGATGACGCCGCGAAGGCGGAAATCCGCGCGGACGTACGGGCGCTCTGCGAGCGATTCCCGCTCTACACTCGCCAGTGA
- a CDS encoding aminotransferase class I/II-fold pyridoxal phosphate-dependent enzyme codes for MRSLSAVAKSLPPSGIRKFFDLVAATKGVISLGVGEPDFVTPDCIREAGIKAIRDGQTSYTSNAGTPECRDAISKYLSDLYCIEYNPGDEILVTVGVSEAMDLALRALINPGDEVLVPEPCFVSYKPIAKLAGGVPVAVDLRAENDFRISVEDLEARVTPRSRAIIISYPSNPTGAVMSREELTAVAEFCEKHDLWVISDEIYDRLTYIGEPTCFATLPGMRERTITLNGFSKAFAMTGWRLGYACGPKEVLAVMHRIHQYGMMSAPTISQIAAMEALTNADADVRRMVSSYNQRRRIIVDGFRSLGLDCFEPGGAFYCFPSIESLGMDDETFAQALLDEQQVALVPGVAFGESGKGHVRCCYAVSLDNIQEALNRIGRFVEKHRQ; via the coding sequence ATGAGATCGTTGTCGGCAGTCGCCAAATCCTTGCCGCCATCCGGCATTCGGAAATTTTTCGATCTGGTTGCCGCCACCAAGGGCGTGATCTCCCTCGGAGTGGGGGAGCCGGACTTCGTGACGCCTGACTGCATCCGCGAAGCCGGCATCAAGGCCATCAGGGACGGCCAGACCAGTTACACATCCAACGCCGGAACGCCGGAATGCCGTGACGCCATTTCGAAGTACCTTTCCGATCTGTACTGCATTGAGTACAACCCCGGCGACGAGATACTGGTGACCGTCGGCGTGAGCGAGGCGATGGACCTGGCTCTGCGAGCCCTCATCAACCCGGGCGACGAAGTCCTCGTGCCGGAACCCTGCTTCGTCTCGTACAAACCGATTGCCAAGCTCGCGGGCGGCGTACCCGTGGCGGTGGATCTGCGCGCCGAGAACGATTTCCGGATCAGCGTCGAGGACCTGGAAGCCAGGGTCACCCCCAGGTCGCGGGCCATTATCATCTCGTATCCCAGCAACCCTACCGGCGCCGTGATGAGCCGCGAGGAATTGACCGCCGTCGCGGAGTTCTGCGAGAAACACGACCTGTGGGTCATCAGCGACGAGATCTACGACCGGCTGACATATATCGGCGAGCCTACCTGCTTCGCGACGCTCCCCGGCATGCGGGAGCGGACCATCACGCTGAACGGTTTCAGCAAAGCGTTCGCGATGACCGGATGGCGCCTCGGTTACGCCTGCGGGCCGAAAGAGGTCCTCGCCGTCATGCACCGTATTCACCAGTACGGCATGATGTCCGCTCCCACAATCAGCCAGATCGCCGCCATGGAGGCGTTGACCAACGCGGACGCCGACGTCCGCCGGATGGTCTCGAGTTACAACCAGCGCCGCCGGATCATCGTGGACGGCTTCCGTTCGCTTGGCCTGGACTGTTTTGAGCCGGGCGGGGCGTTCTACTGCTTCCCGAGCATCGAATCCCTCGGCATGGATGACGAGACGTTCGCGCAGGCGCTCCTGGATGAGCAGCAGGTGGCCCTTGTGCCCGGAGTAGCCTTCGGCGAAAGCGGCAAGGGGCACGTCCGTTGCTGTTACGCAGTCTCTCTGGACAATATCCAGGAGGCCCTGAACCGCATCGGCCGTTTCGTGGAGAAGCACCGGCAATAG
- a CDS encoding alpha/beta hydrolase: MTRRFRNALEGAAGLAAGATACAAAANAVLSRRAAPLPPAIDAEQGRYDWDGGAVSYSVAGRGKPIVLLHSHNAAASTYEMKQAFQRLKDGYRVFAPDLPGYGRSERRHREYFAHTYIRFLHDFVSDVVGAPAIVVAASLSASHAILAAAEDPGAFSHLVLASPTGISDESADAPEAMRRLSAIARVPVWGQAAFNALASKASIRWFYENRVYDNPWAVTHEMVDYAWLSAHQPRALYAPASFLNGNLWGDPRAALASITAPALLIWGAGDRLNPYAQAASSLPVRESLRVHLMPECGGAAYDEKADEFAAVVRAFLAEHGAPPETEG; the protein is encoded by the coding sequence ATGACCAGACGATTCCGAAATGCGTTGGAGGGCGCGGCCGGCTTGGCTGCGGGGGCGACGGCCTGTGCGGCCGCCGCAAACGCGGTGCTGAGCCGCCGGGCGGCGCCGCTTCCGCCGGCGATCGACGCAGAGCAAGGCCGGTATGACTGGGATGGCGGCGCCGTGTCGTACTCGGTCGCGGGCCGAGGAAAGCCGATCGTGCTCCTGCACAGCCACAACGCCGCCGCCTCAACGTACGAAATGAAACAGGCGTTCCAGAGGCTGAAGGACGGGTACAGGGTGTTCGCGCCGGATCTGCCCGGTTACGGCCGCAGCGAGCGCCGCCACAGAGAGTATTTCGCGCACACCTATATCCGCTTCCTTCACGATTTCGTGAGCGACGTAGTCGGAGCTCCGGCCATCGTGGTGGCCGCGTCGTTAAGCGCATCCCATGCGATCCTCGCAGCGGCGGAAGATCCTGGCGCGTTCTCGCACCTGGTGCTTGCGTCGCCCACCGGCATATCCGATGAGTCCGCGGACGCGCCGGAGGCGATGCGCCGCCTTTCGGCGATCGCCCGGGTCCCGGTATGGGGTCAAGCCGCTTTCAACGCGCTGGCCTCAAAGGCGTCGATCCGTTGGTTCTATGAGAACCGCGTTTACGACAACCCGTGGGCCGTTACGCATGAGATGGTGGATTACGCGTGGCTGTCCGCCCACCAGCCCCGCGCGCTGTACGCGCCGGCATCATTCCTGAACGGCAACCTCTGGGGCGACCCGCGCGCGGCGCTCGCGAGCATCACGGCGCCTGCCCTGCTGATCTGGGGGGCCGGCGACCGCCTGAACCCTTATGCCCAGGCAGCGTCTTCTTTGCCCGTGAGGGAAAGCCTGCGGGTTCACCTCATGCCTGAGTGCGGCGGCGCGGCCTATGATGAAAAGGCGGATGAATTCGCCGCCGTTGTCCGGGCATTCCTCGCGGAGCATGGAGCGCCCCCTGAGACCGAAGGGTGA
- the uvrC gene encoding excinuclease ABC subunit UvrC — MPGLSEHIQEKLKALPDKPGVYFHKDAKGEILYVGKAVNLRNRVRSYFQRGSTKTPKVQRMVGRVHDLEWIVTDTELEALILECNMIKKHRPAFNVRLRDDKHYPYLMVTMGEAFPRVLITRRVKRDSSKYFGPYTDSKAVHETTRLIRDVFQIRACDLNFDGVHLIRPCLYYHLGQCTAPCAGIVSQEEYREQAVEVAAFLDGKSKEVLKRLKQRMAASAESMEFEKAARLRDQIDAVDKISEQQKVLSTKLEEQDVIAIAGDDGTACVQMFFIREGKLIGQEQFFLEGTDSESTEEQIGSFVAQYYQDAPHVPREVLLPVGMPEMEIVESFLRQKRGSKVSIMTPERGDKKRLVEMAGRNAALALKEQMTRLSVRLSRAEEAMEALQEALDLPTQPMRIECYDISNTQGAQNIGAMVVFEGGEAKKADYRKFKIKTVIGANDYASIQEMLDRRLTAAEEGRPGFNVLPDLFLIDGGKGQLNAAKETLDKHGVWIPVAGLAKREEELFLPGQPVPVVLPRDNKGLQLCQRLRDEAHRFGITFHRNLRGKVAFASLLDELPGIGVKRRTALLRKFPDLPALCAASVEDLAKVMGMNRSMAGIVYQHLQDYQANWAGLGETRSDEG; from the coding sequence ATGCCCGGTCTTTCCGAACATATCCAAGAAAAACTGAAGGCGCTGCCGGATAAGCCCGGCGTCTACTTCCACAAGGACGCCAAGGGCGAGATCCTGTATGTCGGCAAGGCCGTAAACCTGCGGAACCGCGTACGCTCCTACTTCCAGAGGGGGAGCACGAAGACCCCGAAAGTCCAGCGCATGGTCGGCCGCGTGCACGACCTGGAATGGATCGTCACCGATACCGAACTCGAGGCTCTCATCCTCGAGTGCAACATGATCAAGAAGCACCGGCCGGCTTTCAACGTCAGGCTGCGTGACGATAAGCACTACCCGTACCTGATGGTTACGATGGGGGAGGCATTTCCCCGCGTGCTCATCACCCGCAGAGTCAAACGCGATTCAAGCAAGTACTTCGGGCCGTACACGGACAGCAAGGCGGTCCATGAGACCACGCGCCTCATCCGCGACGTCTTCCAGATCCGGGCTTGCGACCTCAATTTCGACGGCGTCCACCTGATCCGTCCCTGCCTCTATTACCATCTGGGCCAGTGCACGGCGCCGTGCGCGGGAATCGTCTCGCAGGAAGAGTACCGGGAGCAGGCGGTGGAGGTCGCGGCGTTTCTGGACGGTAAGTCGAAGGAAGTCCTCAAGCGCCTGAAACAGCGTATGGCGGCCTCCGCCGAATCGATGGAATTCGAGAAGGCTGCCCGATTGCGCGACCAGATTGACGCCGTGGACAAGATATCCGAGCAGCAGAAGGTGCTTTCGACCAAACTTGAGGAACAGGACGTCATCGCCATCGCCGGCGACGACGGAACCGCATGCGTCCAGATGTTCTTCATCCGCGAGGGCAAACTCATCGGGCAGGAGCAGTTCTTCCTGGAAGGCACCGATAGCGAGTCCACCGAAGAGCAGATCGGAAGCTTCGTGGCGCAGTACTACCAGGACGCGCCGCACGTCCCGCGCGAGGTGCTCCTGCCAGTCGGGATGCCGGAAATGGAGATCGTGGAGTCTTTCCTGCGGCAGAAGCGCGGCAGCAAAGTCAGCATTATGACGCCTGAACGCGGAGACAAGAAGCGCCTCGTTGAGATGGCCGGGCGCAATGCCGCCCTCGCCCTCAAGGAACAGATGACGCGCCTGTCGGTCCGCCTTTCACGCGCGGAGGAGGCCATGGAGGCGCTCCAGGAAGCCCTCGACCTGCCGACACAGCCGATGCGCATCGAGTGCTACGACATCTCCAACACGCAGGGCGCCCAGAACATCGGCGCGATGGTCGTCTTCGAGGGCGGCGAGGCCAAGAAGGCCGACTACCGCAAGTTCAAGATCAAGACGGTCATCGGCGCCAACGACTATGCCTCGATCCAGGAAATGCTCGACCGCCGCCTCACCGCCGCGGAAGAAGGCCGCCCCGGGTTCAACGTGCTGCCCGACCTCTTCCTGATCGACGGCGGCAAGGGGCAGTTGAACGCGGCCAAGGAAACGCTGGACAAGCACGGCGTGTGGATCCCGGTCGCGGGCCTGGCGAAGCGCGAGGAGGAGTTGTTCCTGCCGGGGCAGCCTGTTCCCGTCGTCCTGCCGCGCGACAACAAAGGCCTGCAACTCTGCCAGCGCCTGCGCGACGAGGCGCACCGCTTCGGAATCACCTTCCACCGCAACCTGCGCGGCAAGGTCGCCTTCGCCAGCCTCCTGGACGAACTCCCCGGCATCGGCGTGAAGCGCCGCACGGCCCTGCTGCGCAAGTTCCCCGATTTGCCCGCCCTTTGCGCGGCGAGTGTAGAGGACCTGGCGAAAGTGATGGGCATGAACAGGTCGATGGCCGGCATCGTGTACCAGCACCTCCAGGACTACCAGGCAAACTGGGCAGGGCTAGGGGAAACGAGGAGCGATGAAGGATGA
- a CDS encoding glycoside hydrolase family 36 protein, which produces MRPYVVRCFAALAALSILSPKALCMYQTKTFTSKARARASFSPKTMTWTISNAAVSRSVRFNAKTGGLAPGALLLNGKPAAARVLSEGSIALVMPLSGPPAGINTGWKSTEAKPGADWTQAAFDDSGWNSCTLPFVTQSEQRSWWFRYRIPAEVMRADRSYAVVLDHSADDAAEIWADGVSLGTMPATSLPWTKTFQFMLPKSAKVVSVRLDGGGRPNGLKNISIVETGTERRLDLSRGWALTGHTEAEGTATLHLSGNGSNTGFRVDLTYRAMPGDEPVVTKRITVHSAAAQQYLLKEVVIDSFETSGPVSGTQAFTGSGYAIATKAGGGYVASALSLQGGCETYRGGRRLETVYRPYTPVAANQPESSPETMLGLYDGPTHKGGFLLQLYVGAHVSHGTPTTVPPLYSTWFGYYNTITGDLVESLVPRAASLGVKYFAVDDGWQGIKGDPALRGYGDWTENKTFFPNRLKRISEKVRANGMKFGLWTAPIMVHNQSGVSVEHPEWKILHADGSGMPLWDGTTAECFSGAYAEHFKKTLLGLCKNLDLKFLKLDGGLFQDGCVGPTHSHPVAHSEGAQIAAWKDLCATLRKDVPGVIIDRGWEGEPGLTALQDTSWYGDWVLAFHPEREADIKWWYRNADVYRRFLYGITFSRPPFTISWEAPCHILATPEDLNALEYHITSIGAYVCNLELHGRILEMTPAEAEVTRKWVKWNWANRDWLAVTQPIVSLGQPYDPMAEKSAPKLDGVMHLRNALRGRYGYVCLWNPSEKPATAKVPIRPKDYFLKMDTATVSFTRIKYGTSVSAVRGPGEVTISVPMAPLSWEIVEVRA; this is translated from the coding sequence ATGAGACCCTATGTCGTTCGCTGCTTCGCGGCCCTCGCCGCCCTGAGCATCCTGTCCCCGAAAGCCCTGTGTATGTACCAGACCAAGACGTTTACCTCAAAGGCCCGCGCCCGTGCGTCATTCAGCCCGAAAACGATGACATGGACTATTTCCAACGCCGCCGTCAGCCGATCCGTGCGGTTCAATGCCAAAACGGGCGGCCTGGCGCCTGGCGCTCTGTTGTTGAACGGCAAGCCTGCCGCGGCGCGTGTCCTTTCGGAAGGTTCGATCGCCCTCGTGATGCCGCTCTCCGGGCCGCCCGCCGGTATCAACACCGGCTGGAAATCCACCGAAGCGAAACCCGGCGCGGACTGGACGCAGGCGGCGTTTGATGATTCGGGCTGGAATTCTTGCACCCTGCCGTTTGTAACCCAGTCGGAGCAGCGGTCTTGGTGGTTCCGGTACCGCATACCGGCGGAGGTCATGCGAGCGGACCGTTCGTACGCGGTCGTACTGGATCATTCCGCGGACGATGCGGCCGAGATTTGGGCGGATGGCGTGAGCCTCGGGACCATGCCGGCCACGTCGCTTCCCTGGACAAAGACGTTCCAATTCATGCTGCCTAAGAGCGCGAAGGTCGTCTCGGTCCGGTTGGACGGTGGCGGCCGGCCCAACGGTCTCAAGAACATCTCGATCGTTGAAACCGGCACGGAGCGCCGTCTCGATCTCTCCCGGGGCTGGGCGCTAACGGGCCACACGGAAGCAGAAGGCACCGCGACCCTCCACCTGAGCGGGAACGGCAGCAACACGGGCTTCCGGGTGGACCTGACCTACCGCGCCATGCCGGGCGACGAGCCGGTGGTCACCAAACGCATCACCGTCCACAGCGCCGCCGCACAGCAGTACCTCCTCAAAGAGGTCGTTATCGATTCCTTCGAGACGTCCGGCCCGGTGTCCGGCACGCAGGCTTTCACGGGTTCCGGCTACGCGATTGCGACAAAGGCCGGTGGTGGTTACGTCGCCAGTGCGTTGTCTCTCCAGGGCGGCTGCGAAACGTATCGCGGGGGGAGGCGCCTCGAAACGGTGTATCGTCCTTATACGCCGGTCGCCGCGAATCAGCCAGAATCGTCTCCCGAGACGATGCTCGGCCTGTACGACGGTCCGACGCATAAGGGTGGCTTTCTGCTGCAGCTTTACGTTGGCGCACACGTCTCCCACGGCACGCCGACCACCGTGCCGCCCCTCTACAGCACCTGGTTTGGCTATTACAACACAATCACCGGCGACCTGGTGGAGAGCCTCGTTCCCAGGGCGGCATCACTGGGCGTGAAGTACTTTGCCGTTGATGATGGGTGGCAGGGCATCAAAGGCGATCCGGCGCTCCGCGGCTACGGCGACTGGACCGAGAACAAGACCTTCTTCCCCAACCGCCTGAAGCGAATCAGCGAGAAGGTTCGAGCCAACGGGATGAAATTCGGCCTGTGGACCGCCCCGATCATGGTACACAACCAGTCCGGCGTCTCCGTCGAGCACCCTGAATGGAAAATCCTCCACGCGGACGGATCCGGCATGCCGCTATGGGACGGCACGACCGCGGAGTGCTTCTCCGGCGCTTACGCGGAGCACTTCAAGAAGACCCTCCTCGGTCTCTGCAAGAACCTCGACCTCAAGTTCCTGAAACTCGATGGCGGCCTCTTCCAGGACGGCTGCGTCGGCCCAACGCACTCCCACCCGGTTGCTCACAGCGAAGGCGCCCAGATCGCGGCGTGGAAGGACCTCTGCGCCACGCTCCGCAAGGACGTTCCCGGCGTCATCATCGATCGCGGCTGGGAAGGCGAACCCGGGCTGACGGCTTTACAGGATACCAGTTGGTATGGCGACTGGGTGCTGGCGTTCCACCCGGAACGTGAAGCGGACATCAAGTGGTGGTACAGAAACGCCGACGTGTACCGACGCTTCCTCTACGGCATAACGTTCAGCCGGCCGCCGTTCACTATCTCCTGGGAGGCGCCCTGCCACATCCTGGCCACGCCGGAGGACCTCAACGCGCTGGAGTACCATATCACCAGCATCGGAGCCTATGTCTGCAACCTGGAACTCCACGGTCGCATCCTGGAGATGACGCCGGCCGAAGCCGAGGTCACCAGGAAATGGGTGAAATGGAACTGGGCGAACCGCGACTGGCTGGCGGTGACGCAGCCTATCGTCTCTCTGGGCCAGCCATATGACCCGATGGCCGAAAAGAGCGCGCCGAAGCTCGATGGAGTCATGCACCTTCGAAACGCACTCAGGGGACGATATGGCTACGTTTGCCTGTGGAACCCGTCCGAGAAGCCGGCAACCGCCAAAGTGCCGATCCGACCGAAGGACTACTTCCTGAAGATGGACACTGCGACCGTTTCCTTCACCCGTATCAAGTACGGCACAAGTGTTTCGGCCGTTCGCGGGCCGGGCGAAGTGACCATCTCGGTTCCGATGGCGCCGCTTTCCTGGGAGATCGTCGAAGTCAGGGCGTAG